A section of the Pedobacter sp. HDW13 genome encodes:
- a CDS encoding S8 family serine peptidase, producing MSKTLKKEEKVEYTGRYLVLLPEGSNTSDSINQINSISGLNLKSSLEFENEFFTDKDLAKTDGIVLDKLGIAIVNEKPKAENSISSFGDNEMIVEKERVVYAIGMLEESTQNYVEGYRDAVNQLTNVLVGAETEDYQYQEQQAEVESVGATWGLKATNVVPTSFLRYNPYNGAGIKVAILDTGFDFTHPDFAGRPIVHQSFISGESTQDGHGHGTHCTGTACGPLSSPAASERYGIAYAASIYIGKVLSNGGSGGDGGILAGINWAIANRCDVVSMSLRGFVTGAGYSAVFETAAARALAQGTLIIAAAGNDSARPGVVKQVMHPANCPSIMAVGAVDVNMNVAAFSNGGLYPTYGAVDIAAPGVNVYSSTKLPTKYASWNGTSMATPHVAGIAALWAQASGLRGINLWRKLTSTAKALPLPGRDVGAGLVQAPTKTRLIKFPIDKLPILVNPRFPIDPIGPIEKIIR from the coding sequence ATGTCAAAAACCTTGAAAAAAGAAGAAAAAGTAGAGTACACCGGAAGATACCTTGTACTGCTACCAGAAGGATCGAACACTTCAGATTCGATTAACCAGATCAACAGTATCAGTGGTCTGAATTTAAAAAGCTCATTAGAGTTTGAAAACGAGTTTTTTACCGATAAGGATCTGGCTAAAACAGACGGTATTGTTTTAGATAAGCTCGGCATTGCTATTGTAAACGAAAAACCAAAAGCAGAAAATTCAATCAGCAGTTTCGGCGACAACGAAATGATTGTTGAAAAAGAAAGGGTTGTTTATGCCATCGGTATGCTGGAAGAAAGCACCCAAAATTATGTAGAAGGCTATAGAGATGCCGTAAACCAATTAACTAACGTATTGGTTGGAGCCGAAACTGAAGATTACCAGTACCAGGAACAACAAGCTGAAGTAGAATCGGTTGGTGCTACCTGGGGCTTAAAAGCTACCAATGTTGTACCTACCAGCTTTTTAAGATACAATCCTTACAATGGCGCTGGTATTAAAGTAGCCATATTAGATACCGGTTTCGATTTTACCCACCCTGATTTTGCTGGTCGTCCCATCGTTCACCAAAGTTTTATCAGTGGAGAAAGCACCCAGGATGGTCATGGCCATGGTACCCACTGTACTGGTACAGCCTGTGGTCCGCTAAGTTCTCCTGCAGCATCTGAAAGATATGGTATTGCTTATGCAGCCAGTATTTATATTGGAAAAGTGTTAAGCAATGGCGGTTCTGGTGGCGACGGGGGCATTCTTGCCGGTATAAACTGGGCTATTGCAAACCGTTGCGATGTGGTGAGCATGTCGTTAAGGGGTTTTGTAACCGGTGCAGGTTATTCTGCCGTGTTCGAAACTGCCGCTGCCCGTGCACTGGCGCAAGGCACTTTAATTATTGCCGCAGCAGGAAATGATTCGGCCAGACCAGGTGTTGTAAAACAGGTAATGCACCCTGCAAACTGCCCTTCAATTATGGCTGTAGGCGCGGTAGATGTAAACATGAACGTTGCGGCTTTCTCTAACGGCGGCCTTTACCCAACATATGGTGCGGTAGATATTGCTGCTCCAGGGGTTAACGTATATTCATCAACCAAATTACCTACCAAATACGCCAGTTGGAACGGTACCAGTATGGCTACCCCACATGTTGCAGGTATTGCTGCGCTATGGGCACAGGCATCGGGCCTTAGGGGAATTAATTTATGGAGAAAATTAACATCAACTGCAAAAGCTTTACCTTTACCTGGCAGGGATGTAGGTGCCGGATTGGTACAGGCACCAACCAAAACCAGATTAATTAAATTCCCGATTGATAAGCTTCCGATTTTGGTTAACCCAAGATTCCCTATCGATCCAATTGGCCCAATAGAAAAAATAATACGATGA
- a CDS encoding 2'-5' RNA ligase family protein, protein MNLSEHYNKLYRDAVTKIAVGKYEIDPLIDDETDKRLGITLVIRPDLATNTQIQEFLAEVKAIEPDQYFYHNSDIHITLMSIISCYVGFDLNDIDVQDYVSLVHEVLARHKGFKIQFKGLTASPSCILIQGFLTETLNQIRDDLRVAFKNPDLQQSIDKRYAIQTAHATIVRFRKPLQNPVALVNLLEKYRDFDFGTFEVKQIELVYNDWYQRERFVKKLHVFPI, encoded by the coding sequence ATGAATTTAAGCGAACACTACAATAAACTTTACAGAGATGCTGTTACAAAAATTGCTGTAGGTAAATACGAAATAGATCCGTTAATTGATGATGAAACTGACAAGCGCCTGGGCATTACCCTGGTGATCAGACCTGATTTGGCAACAAATACCCAAATTCAGGAGTTTTTGGCTGAGGTAAAAGCCATTGAGCCCGATCAGTATTTTTACCACAACAGTGATATCCACATTACCTTAATGTCCATCATTTCATGCTATGTTGGTTTCGACTTAAATGATATTGATGTACAGGATTATGTTAGCCTGGTCCATGAGGTTCTAGCCCGGCATAAAGGTTTCAAAATTCAGTTCAAAGGGCTTACTGCTTCGCCATCGTGCATTTTAATACAGGGCTTTTTAACAGAAACGCTGAACCAGATTCGTGACGATTTAAGAGTTGCATTCAAAAATCCTGATTTACAGCAAAGCATCGATAAGCGATACGCTATCCAAACGGCACATGCCACCATTGTCCGCTTTCGAAAACCATTGCAAAATCCGGTTGCACTGGTAAACCTCCTGGAAAAATACCGTGATTTTGATTTTGGAACCTTCGAAGTAAAGCAAATCGAACTGGTATACAACGACTGGTACCAGCGCGAAAGGTTTGTTAAAAAACTGCATGTGTTTCCCATATAA
- a CDS encoding glycine--tRNA ligase, with protein MAQKNNDEQFKNVISHAKEYGFVFQSSEIYDGLSAVYDYGQLGAELKNNIKTYWWKAMVQMHENIVGIDSAIFMHPKVWKASGHVDGFNDPMIDNKDSKKRYRADQLLENKIDELYAELANFSEDNRAKFKAFQQEILGLSDEGQAAWVPGFTDEETILDHTKYPFVEEASWRFVKKGLALEVEMNLALKSENLAQLKDLIVNYKVICPISKTSNWTDVRQFNLMFSTQFGAMAEGSDEVYLRPETAQGIFVNFLNVQKSGRMKIPFGIAQIGKAFRNEVIARQFIMRMREFEQMEMQFFVRPGEDKKWFEYWKEARLKWHRALGTAPEKYRYHDHVKLAHYANAATDIEFEFPFGFKEVEGIHSRTDFDLTQHQEYSGKKMQYFDNDLNEEGKPYGNYVPYVIETSIGLDRMFLLTMINAFEEQDLSTEDKQDSRTLLRLHPALAPYKVAIFPLTKKDGLPEKAREIMDALKFDFNCIYEEKDAIGKRYRRQDAVGTPFCITVDHQSLEDNTVTIRHRDSMEQERIAIADLGDIIGKATSWKTLLA; from the coding sequence ATGGCTCAAAAGAATAACGACGAACAATTTAAAAATGTAATCTCACACGCTAAAGAATACGGTTTCGTATTTCAGAGCAGCGAAATATACGACGGTTTAAGTGCCGTTTACGACTATGGCCAATTGGGTGCCGAGTTGAAAAACAACATTAAAACTTACTGGTGGAAAGCCATGGTGCAAATGCACGAAAACATTGTAGGTATAGATTCTGCAATTTTTATGCACCCTAAAGTATGGAAAGCCAGCGGACACGTAGATGGTTTTAACGACCCGATGATTGACAACAAGGATTCGAAAAAACGCTACCGTGCTGATCAGTTATTAGAAAATAAAATTGATGAATTATATGCTGAATTAGCCAACTTCAGCGAAGATAACCGGGCTAAATTTAAAGCGTTTCAACAAGAAATACTGGGTTTAAGCGATGAAGGCCAGGCTGCCTGGGTTCCGGGTTTTACAGATGAAGAAACGATTTTAGATCATACCAAATATCCTTTTGTTGAAGAAGCAAGCTGGAGATTTGTTAAAAAAGGTTTAGCACTGGAAGTAGAAATGAACCTGGCGCTTAAATCAGAAAACCTGGCTCAGCTAAAAGATTTAATCGTAAATTATAAAGTAATCTGCCCAATTTCTAAAACCTCTAACTGGACAGATGTACGTCAGTTTAACCTGATGTTTAGCACCCAGTTTGGTGCCATGGCTGAAGGAAGTGATGAAGTGTATCTTCGTCCGGAAACGGCACAAGGTATTTTTGTAAACTTCTTGAATGTACAAAAATCGGGCAGGATGAAAATTCCTTTCGGTATTGCGCAAATTGGTAAGGCTTTCAGAAACGAGGTAATTGCCCGTCAGTTTATTATGCGTATGCGTGAGTTCGAGCAAATGGAAATGCAGTTTTTCGTTCGTCCGGGTGAAGACAAAAAATGGTTCGAATACTGGAAAGAAGCACGTTTAAAATGGCACAGGGCTTTGGGTACTGCGCCAGAGAAATACCGCTACCACGACCACGTTAAACTGGCCCACTACGCTAACGCCGCAACCGATATCGAGTTCGAATTCCCGTTTGGATTTAAAGAGGTTGAAGGTATCCATAGCCGCACCGATTTCGATTTAACGCAACACCAAGAATATTCGGGTAAGAAAATGCAATATTTCGATAACGATTTAAATGAAGAAGGTAAACCTTATGGAAATTACGTTCCTTATGTAATCGAAACTTCAATTGGTTTAGATCGCATGTTCCTGCTAACCATGATCAATGCTTTTGAAGAGCAGGATTTAAGCACTGAAGATAAACAGGATAGCCGTACTTTATTGCGCCTACACCCTGCTTTGGCTCCATATAAAGTGGCTATTTTTCCGCTAACGAAAAAAGATGGTCTGCCAGAAAAAGCACGCGAAATTATGGATGCACTGAAATTCGATTTCAACTGTATTTATGAAGAAAAAGATGCAATCGGTAAACGCTACCGCCGTCAGGATGCAGTAGGTACACCTTTCTGTATCACGGTAGATCACCAGAGTTTAGAAGACAATACCGTAACCATCCGTCACCGCGACAGTATGGAACAAGAACGTATTGCCATTGCCGATTTAGGTGATATTATTGGTAAAGCCACCAGCTGGAAAACTTTGTTAGCTTAG